CTTTTTCGATTTGATCGATTTGTTTGCCTAAAGCCTTTTGTTCATTTTTATCGCGAGATACTTTTTTCTTGTTAATCAATTCTTGTTTTTCTTGGATCAATGCAGCGATTTTTGATGCTGTATCTTCACCTGGAGTTGATGGTGTTGTTGTGTTACCAGTTGAACCACCTGTTGATCCACCTTTTTTCAATGCTTGGATTTCGCGTTCGATTTCACCGATACGAATGCCTAAAGCTTTTTGTTCTTGTGGATTACGTCTAACTTTTTTCTTGTTGATCACTTCTTGTTTTTCTTGGATCAATGCGTTGATTTTTGCAGTGTTATCTACAAGTTGAGCTGAGTTAGCATGTACTTGCGTAGCGGTTACTAAAAATCCTGTTCCTCCGATTGATAAAGCTAAACCAGCAACTACTGCACCTTTTACAAATTTGTTCATTATAAATTCCTCCAATTTATTTTTTGTTCGAATACTACTGTTTATATAATAATAGTTCCGATACACAAATTATACCCACAGTTCTCTATAAAGTAAACTATTATTTTATAAATAGTAGAATCAAAATTTTATACACCTGTCGAAATTTATGAAAAAGAGTGATTTATCAAGGGATACAGCTGCTTATTTTCTCAAAAATAATTTATAGAAAATAAAAAAATCTAACTTTTTTACTCATAAGTGAGTAGAAAAGTTAGATTTTTTCTCTAAATTTTGTCTAATTACTCTTTACATTGATCCTTTAAATACATCAGCATTTTTCACAAAATAGTCAACACCTGAATAAATTGTGAACAGTAAGCAAATATAAAGCATAATTTGATCTACAGGAAAACCAATAGCTGCAAACGGAATATTGTTGATAAATAATAAAATGATCGCAACCATTTGTGTTGCCGTTTTGACTTTACCTGGCCAAGCTGCGGCCATTACTTCGCCGCCTTCAACTAATAGTAAACGCAACCCAGTAACAGCAAGCTCTCTACATACAATGATTGCTACTACCCAAGTTGGCACTTTTTGTTGCCCTACTAAAACGATAAATGCTGTCATTACCAACATTTTATCTGCTAATGGATCTGCAAATTTACCGAAGTTTGTCACTAGCCCTCGTGCACGTGCGATTTTTCCATCTAACCAGTCAGTAAAACTTGCAACTGCGAAAATAATTGCGCCAACTAGTTGAGTGACTGCTAGTGATGTCCCTGCTATGGTTAGTGTGCCCCAGTCCATTGGAATGCTAACGACAGCAATAAAAATCGGGATCATGAATATTCTAATAACGGTTAATTTATTTGGTAAGTTCAATGCCTGTTGCCCCTCTCTTTTCCTACTCATTTTACGTTATCTCATAGAAGGTGTCACGAAAAAAGATTTTTTTGCACCTAAATGATGTTTAAGTAAATGAAAGAAACTCTCAATAAATAAGTGAGAAAAACACAGGGAACGACCATTCATTGTTCATCACCTATTTTTCTCACTCATCTCTATCTATAAACGTAGTTTTATTGTGGTTGTTGAGACTGTGTTGATTGTTCTGATTGTGCATATGCAAGAGCCATATTGATATTTCTTAACCCAATTCCTGTATTGTTAGGATTAAACTCCGCTTTTTGACCGTCTAATTTGAATTCCATGTACTCAGAAGCACCTAAACTAACAACAACTTGCGCAGTTCCTGCTGGAATTTCAACAGATTTAGGTTGTCCAGGCTGAATCGTTTCTTGATAAAAATAGCCGTTGTCATTATTAGCAGCTGTTGCAATATAAACACCCACCCAACAAGGTCCCGTCACAGCATTAAATTCAAGCTTAGCAGGAGAAGCTAAATTAGTCGCGTTCATATTCACCGTTGGACCAGACTCACTAACAAAACTGACTTCTGCAGGTGCTTTCGGTTCTGATGAAGAACTTGAGCTTGAAGACTCCGTTGTACTTGATGCAGGAGCTTGGCTTGACGCAGAACTCGATGTTGACTCAGATTCTCTAATGATTTCAGAAGCTGGCGGCTGAATCATCGGGCTTGTTTGCCGATCTTGCCATGTAATATAAAAAACAACAATTGCAATTGCTAATCCAATCAAAGAAAAAATAATCGCAGGCAAACTACGCATAAAACGTTTCGTTTGGTTGTTTTCATCATACACTTGGGTTCTTGATTCATCCAAGGTTTGATATTGGATTGCTGTCTCTATGTCTTCTGGTTCTTCTATTCCATCATAAATCTCTACTAACTCGTTGCCGTCTAATCCAACTGCACTTGCATATTGACGAATAAACGCACGTACATAAAATGTTCCTGGCATAGAATCAAAATCATTCTCTTCGATGGCTATCAAATAGCGCTTTTGTGTTTTAGTAATTTGCTGCAGTTCGTCTAATGACATATTGCGTTGCAGTCGTGCATCTCTTAATTTTTTTCCTATATTTACGCTGGCCACTCGTCCATCTTCTCCAGTCTTTCTAATTTATAAGTTTAGCTTGATTGAATCAAGCTGTTATTGCAGTAATCATGTTTCTCTCTTAATCTAGTATTCTCTAGCTATCATTAGTTTATGTAAAACCTTTGAGTAAAAAATAACCGATCTTCTAATAGGCAATTACTCAAAATACTGGAAGATTTACTTTACTTAACTCATCTAAGCATACCATAAAAAATTCCCAATGAGGATAACATTTTTGAAAGTTTGTCATTAAATATCGGACTTTTTTTGATTCTGATAATAGTAGCTTGAGCAAGTCTTGAATACTTAGCTAAAACTTAGCAGCAATCGCTCAACTACTTGCTCTCACATACTATTCAATCTACTTTTTAGGATACATATAAAAGCGGCTTAACCCAGCTTGATTGATCAAGGTTTGTGCCAAATTTTTCACATCAGATAATTGGACACTTTCAATCACTTCAGGTGTGTCAAACAAAGTTGTTTCTCCATAGAGCGATTGTGAAAATTGATTTGCGATATATTCTAGTGAATTTAACGATTGGAAATATTTTCCAATCATCTTTTTCTTCAATAATGACAAGTTTTCTTCGGTTACTTCCAAACTCTCATTGGCTGTCAATAAAATCTCTTCGATCCGTTCAGCTAACACTTCTGGTTGATCGCTATCGCCACCAAAATCCGCAAAGTGGAAACTACGGTCCAAATTAAATTCATAGCCGAAACTATCATCCAATAAACCTTCGTTATATAAATTTAAGTAATTTTGTGACGTATTGCCAAATAACAATTGGAACAATAAATTAGCGGTTATTTTATATTTAAGTAATTCTTTTCCATCTGTTGGAACTTCGTCCAAGCCTTTTAAGCCTACAATGACTTTAGAACGGCTTATGGCCATTTCCAAAGAGCTTTCTTTAATGATATCTGCAGCTGTTTCTTTAGGAAAATGACGTTTGATCGGTTCAGCTTTCGTAAAGGTTTTAGCCGCTTGATTATCACGAATAAAGGTCATCATAGCTTCCGGATCCATCTTGCCGACAACAAATAAAGTCATGTTGCTAGGATGGTAAAAGGTATTGTAGCAAGTATACAAATCTTCTGCAGTGATTTCACCAATACTTTCCACCGTTCCTGCAATATCAATATGCAACGGATGTTTGGGATATAAATTGCCTAGTGTCCCAAAAAATAAGCGCCAGTTAGAATCATCTAAATACATTTGGATTTCTTGTCCGATGATTCCTTTTTCTTTATCTACTGTTTCTTTTGTAAAGTAAGGTTCTTGAACAAAATTAATCAAGGTTTCCAAATTTTTTTCTACTTGGTCAGTCGTTGAAAAGAGATAGCTCGTTTTAGTAAAACTTGTAAATGCGTTCGCCGAAGCTCCTTGGCGACCAAATTGTTGAAAAACATCACCATCTTCTTTTTCAAACATTTTATGTTCTAAAAAATGAGCAATCCCATCTGGGACTTTCACAAAATCTTTTGCACCAATCGGCACAAATTCATTGTCGATCGAACCATAATTAGTCGTAAACAAGCCATACGTTTTGTTGTATTCTGCTTTAGGCAACAAATAAACAGTTAAGCCGTTTTCTAGGACTTCTGTATATAGGACTTCGTTGATTTGCGGATATTCTTTTTTATGCATCGGCTTTTTCTCCTTCCAAAAAGAAAATGGCTTGTAGTTGCACTAACTTGGCAACTCGCTGAACATCAGCTAATGTGACAGCTTCCATCCGGCGGATCCATTCATCATCTTTTAAACGAAGGTGCGGAATCAAATCGTTCAAATATTCATTCTCTAAAACAGCTCCCGCATTATCTAAAGACAGTAAATATTGATTTTTCAGCATAGCTTTCGTTTGTTCAATCTCTAAATCTGTCACGTTTCCTTGTCGGATATTTTCTAGTTCTACAGAAATCAAGCGTAAAACTTGGTTACGATTTTTGCCATCAATACCTGTTTGAACACTTAAAAACCCTCGGAAAGTGTCAATACTGCTTGATGCATAATAAGCTAAATTTTCTTTTTCACGGACATTCATAAATAATTTAGAATGAGGAAATCCGCCAAATACACCATTGAAAATCTGCAAGGCAAAATAGTTCTCGTCTCCATAATATACGTCGGTATGATAGCCTAAGTTTAATTTGGACTGCGCTAACGTTTCTTGTTCTGAACGTTCTTCGATCACATTTCGTGATGGCTGCGTATAGAAAATATCTGCAATACCAGAAGCACGGTCCTCAAATGGTAACTTGCTGAATAGTGCTGTAACTTGTGCTTCATCCACATCACCAAGAACAAAAATATCTACTTGATCTTCTTGTAGCATTTGTTGATGATAAGCAGCAATCGTTTCAGCCGTTTCAGCTTCTAAATCAGCAATAATTCCAAAACTCGGGACTTTTTGATCTTCAGAACGACCAAAATATAGATTTTGTAAGGCTAATGAAGAATAGACTTGCTTATCCTCTGAAATGCTTTCATAATAAGCTTTTAAATTTTCTTTCTCCCGTTGAAACGTTTCAGCTTCAAACTTCCCATCAATAATGTTAGGGTAAAATAAAATTTCTTTCACAAAGTCAGCAGCGTCTGCTAAAACATGACTGTTGTCTAAATACTTATCATTGACCAAGTTCATTGAAAGGTTTAACCAGTGTAAATTGCCTTTTTTGTTGACATTGATCCCAAAGCTAGCTCCGTACAATTCAGCTAATTTTTCACTAAGCTTCACTTGATCTGGGTAATTTAAGCTATTTGTTTCCAGTAAACTGGACAAAAGCGTCCGTTTCGTAATCGTTTCTTTATTCAAACGCGTATTAAAACGAACCAAAATACGTACCGTTTTATATTTTTCTGTTGGAACAACATGTAAGTTGACTCCTTGTGCTAATGTGATCGGCATCTTGTCAGCTCCTCTTTGCTCTTCATCATAATAAAGCCTGATATAAAATACAATCATCCGGCCATTTTTAAATGTTTTTTTAAGGTTTTCTACATCCATTTAATTATAGCACAGCTCAACTGTCTTTCCTTGTGGTAAGAGTCTTTCATTTCAATTTTTTTTACTTTTTCTGTATACTGGATTTGAGAAAGGGAGGTTAGACTTATGATCAAAGAATTTAAAGAATTTATTATGCGTGGAAATGTGCTTGATTTAGCAGTTGGGGTTGTGATTGGTTCTGCTTTTACAGCGATCGTGACACAAATCGTTAATGGTTTGATTACACCACTCGTTAGCTTAGTCTTCGTATTGACTACTGGAGAAAAAAGCGCAGATGATGCACTCGGTGCATTAGTTTTTCATGTGAAAGGCGTAGCGTTCAACATTGGCGATGTCATTAGTGCACTTATTACATTTTTAATTACCGCTTTTGTTTTGTTCCTGATTGTCAAAGCTGTTAACAAAATGAAGAAAACACCAGAAGCTGCAGAAGAGGAAGTTAGTGGTCCTACAACAGATGACTTATTAGAACAAATCCGTGATTTGTTAGCGGCGCAAAATACTGCGAAAGCAACTGGTGTCATGAAAGAAACTACTGAAAACACTAAAGAGTAACATTGATCAACACAAACAAACTTAACTCTTCCTATAAATGCTTTCGCATTGTTAGGAAGAGTTTTTTTGATATGAAATAACGAAAAGATCGGATTATCTTGCTTTGAAACGTATCCCCTTACGTAGTCATTATTGTATACCAAATTTATACATTACAATTAGGAGAGAAAATGGTACGGGGGAAAGTTGGGCTAAAGATAGTTATCCTATCTACGTATTGATTTTTGTTTTTTTCGTTGGAGAAGTAATTTTGAAAAGTAGCTACCCACGTGTGGGAACTCTTATTTTTAATTGCGCTATCGGTTTTGCACTCCTAAAAGGCGGCTGGCAATTGAACTTAAAGGTAAGTTGGCTCGCTCGAGTTGTATTTTTATTAGGTGTACTTTGGCTTGGATATTTATTTCTACATTATGTAACTGCGTTTAATGACCCACAGTTTTAGTTGCTATTTTAATAAAAAAAGTTGATCTTCAATTTCATGAAGATCAACTTTTTTTATTTAGCTTCTCCTCATTTCTACATGAGGAATATCATCTTCTAGGTATACTTCAGAAACCTCTTCAAACCCAAAAGCACCATAAAAATCTGTAAGATGCGCTTGAGCCCCAATGATTATTGGTCGCTCTGGATAATTATCTTTTATTACTTTTAATGTTTCTTCTAGAAGCTTATTCCCTAATTTTTTCCCACGATAAACTGGATTGATCAATACTCTGCCAAAGGTCACTGTATCACCTTTATCTATGATCCGGGTATAACCAACAATTTCTGATCCTTCTTGTAGCCAAGTATGCCATGCTTGTTCATCCGCATCATCCACCTCTTGATAAGGACAATTTTGTTCAACTACAAAAACAGCAATTCTCAGTTTCACTATTTCAAAAAATTCTTTCGTTGTTAGTTCTGTAAACTTTTTCGCGTGATAATCCATCCTGAACCCTCCCTAATTAAACAAATAATTGAATTCCATTCCATAAATTTAATAACAATACTAGCAGAATCACTACTTGGTAAACTTGCGTTACACGTTCAGATGAAATTTTCCCACTGATCAATGCTCCCACAAAACCACCCACAATAGCCGCAGGTATCACATACAACAAAATTGATAGATCAAAGCGTTCAAAACCAGTAACTTGCGCGATCGTTACTAATTTTGCTGCCTGTGAAAAGAAAATCGTTACGATCGAATAAACAGTGGCTTCTTTGATTGGGATGCCAAAACACAGCATCAATAAAGCCACATTGATCGGTCCGCCACCGATTCCTAATAAGGTGGAAATGAATCCTAAAAACAACCCAACTATCACGTACCAAACAGGGCGTGATAGTTCTAATGACCATTCATTACCTATTTTTGTATAGAAATACGCAAACAACAACGTCACAATCGTCAGTATGATTTGAACTAACTGAACATATTTTTCATCTGAAAATAGCCGCAATAATAACTCAAACACTGTATTTCCTGAAATCCCACCAACTACAGAGCCTAAAGATACAAATATCGCAATTGGAATTTGCAACTTCAACCCATTTTTCAGCTGCCTCATTGTTGAAACGATCGACATCGTAAAAACAGCCACACTGGAATAAAAAGAAATTGCTGCGAGCGAATGAAAATGTAGTGTATCCAACACAGGCTTGATAATGACACCGCCGCCCATTCCTGAAATCGCGCCAACCGTATTCGCTAAAATAATGACAATAAAATAAATGATTCCTATATACACAGTTTTTCATCTCCTAGAAATAATCAGTTTTTCCTTAAGCTTTTCTTCGTCTAGCAAAATCGACAAATTTAAATTTATCTAATCTATGTCTGGATTCTGTGTATTCAAAACAACGTGTATCTTCTAGACTTACCACACTACGTACAACCACTACATGGGTATCACCATGGATATCCATCAAATTTTGGTCCGCTTCTGTCACAGCTTCGACTGTGATCTCTTTTTGAGCATAGCTGATTGCTAAACCTAAATCGTTTTCAAAATAGTCATAAATTGAATCCGCCGCACGCTCTTTAGGCAAGATTTCAATGATTTCTTTTAATAAATAATCGATATCAATAATAACCACTTCTCCATCGATTTCCCGTTGCCTAACTAATCGCCAAACAGCAGCGCCTTTTTTCCAACCTGTCAAACGTGCTAAAGCTTCACTGACCTGCGCTTCTTGTAGTTCCACAACTCTCGTTACACTATGGATTTGCTGTGCATTTTGTAATTCTTTATAGCTGATCACACCAGAAATCGGCAAATCAAACTTACGAACATTCAAAACAATCGAACCTTTGCCTTGTTTCTTTTGAATATAACCAGCATTGATCAGTAAATTCAAGGCTTTACGTATAGTTTCACGTGAAACTGAATATTGTTCAACCAATTGATTTTCACTTGGAAGTAATGTTCCTGGTTGATACTTACCTTCTAAAATCCCTTTTTCAAGCTCTAAAAATATATCATGAAACTTATTCATGTCCATCCCTCCACCCTAGGATACTCAAAGAAAATGATAGCATATTCTCGCCTAAAAAAATAGCATTCTCACTAAGTAAGCAGTGAATCCCCACCAATTCTTTTTGACCTCAGCACTTGTATTTACAAGCAATCCATACTATAATGTAAACGAAAACACAAACATGTCTATACAAGTTGAAATAAATTTTAGTTAGGAGTATTAAAATGAATTTTTTATCCCTTACACTTAGACCAAACGCTTTACATGTTCAAGCAAAAGATCAGCAACATTTACTCTTAGAGCAAACACTCGCCTTTTCTGATTTTGAATTTCCCCAAACGGGAGAAGTCTTAGCTGCACAAATCAAAGAGCAATTTCCAACTGTGGCAGGAGCTATTTTTAACGCTATCACACCTGAATTTTATACTAAAAATAAACAAGTATCATTATTAAATGCTGGCCTTGAGAATCTTACTAAACAATTTTCAGAATTATTAAATATCCCGATCCTAACAGCCTCACAAGTGAGCCAAGAGACTGATTTAGCCGCAGCATTCAAAAAGAAATTTGATTATTTAACCTGGAATCTAGACTATTTTGGTTATACACCAGGCAAAGAAGAATATTCTGTTGAATCATTATTGACTATCGGTAATGGTTTTATGGGTTTGCGTGGCACAATACCTGAGATGACTCTTTCCAAAGACCATTACCCCGCTACTTACATCGCAGGACTCTATAATGAAGAAACATCCGAAGTCGCAGGTCAACTCGTTGAAAATGAAGATTTTGTCAACACACCGAATAATCAATATTTTAGTATTCAGATAGCTGGAACAGACGAATGGTTACATTTAGAAAATGCCACTTTACACTATTTACACCGAAATTTAGACCTAAAAACAGGTTTGTTCACTTCTCATATGATCATTGAAGACTCACATCAACATCAATTAAAAATTACTGCACAGAAAATTGTCAATATGGCTCAAAAAAATCATTATAGTATCCGCTATTCGATTCAACCATTGAACTTTTCTAAAAAAATCATAGTCAAAACAACAACTGATGGCTCAGTCTACAATTACAACGTAGAACGCTATCGTAATTTAACCGCAAAGCACTTCCACATTACACAGTTACTTGCAGAAAAAAATAAATCAATGATTGAGATCGAAACCAATCAATCAAAAATAAACGTTCGACAAATTGCTACTATTACAGGTGATTTTTTTGATACAGCTGCTATCAAAAATACTATTTGCAAAGAAAGCATCGAGCAAACGATTCCTTTTACTGCCAAAGAAAATAACATCTACACGCTTGAAAAGCATGTTCAGGTCACAGCTTCAATAGCCGAACAAAGTTGGGAAAATCCCCCTTCACTTGCGACTTATTTTGACAGAGAATTTGCTGAAAGTAAGAGTGCTTGGGAAAGCTTATGGAAAAAATCAGATATTCAAATTTCAGAGGATCTAATGTCACAGAAATTATTACGAATCCACGCCTATCATTTATTAGTCTCTGCCTCTCCGTTTAATAACAATGATTTAGATGTTTCTGTAACCGCTCGTGGCTTGCACGGCGAAGCTTATCGCGGTCATATCTTCTGGGATGAGATTTTTATCTTGCCCTTTTATATCCTTCATTTTCCAGAAACAGCGAAGCAGCTTTTAATGTATCGCTATAACCGTTTAGGGAAAGCGAAAGAAAATGCTCGTGACAATCATTATGAGGGAGCTATGTATCCTTGGCAGTCCGGCTTGGATGGTAGTGAAGATACACAAAAACTACACTTGAATCCATTAAATGGTGAATGGGGTGAAGATCATAGTGTTCTTCAGCGCCACGTCTCATTAGCAATTGCTTACAATGTCTGGATGTACTGGAATAATTCTGGTGATGATTGCTTTATCAAACAGTACGGTGCAGAAATGTTGTTAGAGATCGCTAATTTCTGGCGTAGTGCAGCAACTTGGGACGAAACTACGCAGCGTTACTCAATCGCTAACGTCATGGGTCCAGATGAATTTCACGAAGCATATCCTAACAGCACTGAAAGCGGCTTAAAAAACAACGCTTATACAAACTTGATGGTTGTTTGGTTATTTGAAGAATTGGAAAACATCCTTTCACTATTAAATACGCAAGAAAAAACAGAATTATTTTCTAAAACAGAAACTACGCAAGAAAATTTTAAAAAAATGGAAGATATTCGCAAACGTTTATCCATCGAAGTCGATGAAGACGGGATTATTGCTCAATATGAAGGATACTTTGATTTAAAAGAAATCGATTGGGAGCAAGCAAAAGAAAAGTACGGCAACATTTACCGAATGGACCGTATTTTAAAAGCCGAAGGTCTGTCACCTGATGATTATAAAGTTTCAAAGCAAGCCGACACTTTAATGTTGTTCTATAATTTAAATAAAGACAAAATAGATGAAATCTTAGAGGAACTTGGCTATGATCTACCCACAGATTATCTTGAGAAAAATCTATTATACTACTTAAATAGAACGTCTCATGGTTCAACCCTCTCAAGAATCGTTCATGCCCAATTAGCCGAAGAAGTTGCCTTTCACGATTTGTCTTGGACTTTATATCAAGAAGCTTTGTACTCTGATTATCAGGATATTCAAGGTGGGACAACCGCGGAAGGAATCCATACTGGTGTAATGGCTGCAACAATTTATGTTACCTTAACTACTTATGCTGGGGTCGATATTAAAAAGAAACAACTAACGATCCAACCTAACTTACCAAAAAAATGGACTGACATGCGCTTTAATCTTGACCACAAAGGGATTCACTATCAGCTAACTATTTCAAAAAACACCGTTCAAATTTGTTCCTCACAGGACACAACGGTAATGGTTAAAAATCATTCTTACCAATTAACAGCAGATAAAGAAAAAGTGATTACTTATTAACGATCAGACAGGAGCACACACATGAAAAAAGGATTTATTTTTGACTTAGATGGTGTTATTACAGATACTGCAAAATTCCACTATATTGCTTGGAAAAACTTAGCCGCAACATTAGGTATCACGATCGATGAAACCTTCAACGAAACATTAAAAGGCATCAGCCGGATGGATTCTTTGGATAAAATTCTAGCTTATGGACACAAGGAAAACGAATTTACTACTACAGAAAAAGAAACGTTGGCTCAAAAGAAAAATGATGAGTATGTTACACTCTTGGCCGATCTTTCTGAGGCAGACTTACTGCCAGGTGTTCACGATTTTCTAGTCCAAGCAAAAGAGCATGCTATTCCTTGTTCGATTGCTTCAGCCTCTAAAAATGCTCCGATGATTTTAGATAAATTAGGTGTTCTTAAGTTCTTCGGACATATTGTTGACCCCGAAACACTGATAAAAGGAAAACCCGATCCGGAAATATTTGTCAAGGCTGCTAAAAGTATAGGCGTCAAACCAAAAGATGCCGTCGGTTTTGAAGACGCCCAAGCAGGTATCGAAGGAATCAAAGCCGCCGGAATGTATGCAGTTGGGCTTTCTGCGACAGAAACTTTAATTGGTGCTGATTTGCAAGTTGCTTCAATGACTGAATTAGATGTAGAACAATTGATTGACCAATAAAGAGGTTGGGACAGAAGTGTTACCTTTCATAAGGACAAATAAAAATACTAAATAAGATGGACTCGCCCATATAAATAGACCTTCGTAAAAGAAGGTCTATTTATTTCTATTAGCTCATTCAGTAAAATGGTATTCGAAGATACAACATTTTACCAAGATGAAATCAAAAAATACTAATTGCTATAGAGAGTCCACTTCCTTGTATAATTCATTAACTTCTTTCTTCAGCACATCTCTTTTAGAAATAAAATCCTCTAAATTATTTAATATATTTTCATATACAATTTTATCAGCTGGATTTTGAATTGTCTCAATATCAGTATTACAAAAATCAGAAATATCTGTTAGCTCGCTTTCATATATTACTTTCATTAGATTGAGTATTGTATTTTTATCAACTTTGTTGATATTTTCATATTTTGTCCCATCGATAGAAAATGTGGGATTTCCTTTTTCAATTTTCAAGATTATCATATATTCTTCTCCTATTCTTAAATGCTTTTTCTCCTGCTTCCATAGTTGAAATCAATGCAACAAAGTTCTTCATAGTTTTTCCGCATTGAGATTTTAGTTCCTTTGATGAAAATGCTCCTGTGTAGACCTTATAGCATTCTTCCTTTTCTACGCCATTTTCAAACTCATCTTCGTCAAAATCAGTATAAATAATATGATTTGGGTTCATCAGTGTCCCCATAGTGCTATTGTGTGTTACAACAAACACTATTGAATTCTCTGATATTTCATTTATCTTAGGAATTATACTTTCGTTTATAAAAACATTATCGAATGATGCTTCGGGTTCATCTAAGAGTAGAACATCATAATTCCTAGCATCATCAATACTATCTAACAAATTGAATTCTGCTCTTTCTCCTCCGGAAATAGGAGAGCCATTTTTGTTTACAACGCTATATTGAATTTTGAAAAGGGCTTTATATAAATCACTTTCAGGAATACCTTTATCTTTTAAGGATAAAATAAAATGAAACGGCTGTTCATATAAATTCTTAAATTCAGTTGCAATTCCAGCGCCTGTTTTTAAAGCTCCTCTTATCTCTGATGCATTTTCGAATGGTTGTTTTTTTACTATAGACTTGAACCTATTTAGTTTTGTTTCCTTAATAACACTTTCTTTTTTTAAATCATTAATAGTTCGGTCAAATCTACGAATGATTTCATCTTGCTTGTACGCTTTATAGAAATCTATTTCATCAATAAGATTTCTTGACGATTTATTACTTAATGCCTTTTTAACCCCCGAACAGACTAAATCTACTTCCATTTTTAACTTGTATTCCAAATACAAGTACCTATATTTAATAATTGCTTTATCTAAAAGTTGCTTCAAACTACTTTCATCAATATATTCTGAAATCATTTCTTTATAGTTTTTTGTGGTATATAAGTTAATTAAGGAATCAATCACTTTCTTTAGTTCAGAAGGCTTTAATGGGTTAAATTTAACTTCGGTATACAATCTTTGTTTAGAGTACTCATCATTCAAATACTCTTGTTCTGCAAATTCGATTAATGATGATAGGTATTTTTCTAGTTCATCAGAGTAACTGTGACTAATCTCCATCATCTCTGTG
The DNA window shown above is from Enterococcus sp. 12C11_DIV0727 and carries:
- the pgsA gene encoding CDP-diacylglycerol--glycerol-3-phosphate 3-phosphatidyltransferase — protein: MNLPNKLTVIRIFMIPIFIAVVSIPMDWGTLTIAGTSLAVTQLVGAIIFAVASFTDWLDGKIARARGLVTNFGKFADPLADKMLVMTAFIVLVGQQKVPTWVVAIIVCRELAVTGLRLLLVEGGEVMAAAWPGKVKTATQMVAIILLFINNIPFAAIGFPVDQIMLYICLLFTIYSGVDYFVKNADVFKGSM
- a CDS encoding helix-turn-helix domain-containing protein produces the protein MASVNIGKKLRDARLQRNMSLDELQQITKTQKRYLIAIEENDFDSMPGTFYVRAFIRQYASAVGLDGNELVEIYDGIEEPEDIETAIQYQTLDESRTQVYDENNQTKRFMRSLPAIIFSLIGLAIAIVVFYITWQDRQTSPMIQPPASEIIRESESTSSSASSQAPASSTTESSSSSSSSEPKAPAEVSFVSESGPTVNMNATNLASPAKLEFNAVTGPCWVGVYIATAANNDNGYFYQETIQPGQPKSVEIPAGTAQVVVSLGASEYMEFKLDGQKAEFNPNNTGIGLRNINMALAYAQSEQSTQSQQPQ
- the yfmH gene encoding EF-P 5-aminopentanol modification-associated protein YfmH, translating into MHKKEYPQINEVLYTEVLENGLTVYLLPKAEYNKTYGLFTTNYGSIDNEFVPIGAKDFVKVPDGIAHFLEHKMFEKEDGDVFQQFGRQGASANAFTSFTKTSYLFSTTDQVEKNLETLINFVQEPYFTKETVDKEKGIIGQEIQMYLDDSNWRLFFGTLGNLYPKHPLHIDIAGTVESIGEITAEDLYTCYNTFYHPSNMTLFVVGKMDPEAMMTFIRDNQAAKTFTKAEPIKRHFPKETAADIIKESSLEMAISRSKVIVGLKGLDEVPTDGKELLKYKITANLLFQLLFGNTSQNYLNLYNEGLLDDSFGYEFNLDRSFHFADFGGDSDQPEVLAERIEEILLTANESLEVTEENLSLLKKKMIGKYFQSLNSLEYIANQFSQSLYGETTLFDTPEVIESVQLSDVKNLAQTLINQAGLSRFYMYPKK
- the yfmF gene encoding EF-P 5-aminopentanol modification-associated protein YfmF, giving the protein MPITLAQGVNLHVVPTEKYKTVRILVRFNTRLNKETITKRTLLSSLLETNSLNYPDQVKLSEKLAELYGASFGINVNKKGNLHWLNLSMNLVNDKYLDNSHVLADAADFVKEILFYPNIIDGKFEAETFQREKENLKAYYESISEDKQVYSSLALQNLYFGRSEDQKVPSFGIIADLEAETAETIAAYHQQMLQEDQVDIFVLGDVDEAQVTALFSKLPFEDRASGIADIFYTQPSRNVIEERSEQETLAQSKLNLGYHTDVYYGDENYFALQIFNGVFGGFPHSKLFMNVREKENLAYYASSSIDTFRGFLSVQTGIDGKNRNQVLRLISVELENIRQGNVTDLEIEQTKAMLKNQYLLSLDNAGAVLENEYLNDLIPHLRLKDDEWIRRMEAVTLADVQRVAKLVQLQAIFFLEGEKADA
- the mscL gene encoding large conductance mechanosensitive channel protein MscL; translated protein: MIKEFKEFIMRGNVLDLAVGVVIGSAFTAIVTQIVNGLITPLVSLVFVLTTGEKSADDALGALVFHVKGVAFNIGDVISALITFLITAFVLFLIVKAVNKMKKTPEAAEEEVSGPTTDDLLEQIRDLLAAQNTAKATGVMKETTENTKE
- a CDS encoding GNAT family N-acetyltransferase translates to MDYHAKKFTELTTKEFFEIVKLRIAVFVVEQNCPYQEVDDADEQAWHTWLQEGSEIVGYTRIIDKGDTVTFGRVLINPVYRGKKLGNKLLEETLKVIKDNYPERPIIIGAQAHLTDFYGAFGFEEVSEVYLEDDIPHVEMRRS
- a CDS encoding sulfite exporter TauE/SafE family protein; translated protein: MYIGIIYFIVIILANTVGAISGMGGGVIIKPVLDTLHFHSLAAISFYSSVAVFTMSIVSTMRQLKNGLKLQIPIAIFVSLGSVVGGISGNTVFELLLRLFSDEKYVQLVQIILTIVTLLFAYFYTKIGNEWSLELSRPVWYVIVGLFLGFISTLLGIGGGPINVALLMLCFGIPIKEATVYSIVTIFFSQAAKLVTIAQVTGFERFDLSILLYVIPAAIVGGFVGALISGKISSERVTQVYQVVILLVLLLNLWNGIQLFV